A region of Rhizobium sp. CCGE531 DNA encodes the following proteins:
- a CDS encoding ABC transporter substrate-binding protein produces the protein MTMLAKLKAGVIAAGLAVSAAIPAAHADEQYFPLQSYRVGPYAAGGTGFFGGFIDYLNLINTRDGGVNGVKLTWSEAETQYEVERGVEAYERLKSNPNIAAWNPLSVGIAYAMIDRITQDKVPLITINHGRTDSTDGRVFPYVFPLLLNPYSETSGIVNYIASKLGGLDKLKGKKIVVLYHGSPYGKETIPIYELLSQKYGFELQQIEVPHPGNEQQAQWLTIRRAKPDYVVLRGWGVMNPVALKTAAKTGFPADHIIGNVWSNSEEDVIPAGDAAKGYTAITTQASGTEYPIVQEIVKTLYDNGKGNLEDKKRIGSVYHNLGIVNGILNVEAIRIAQEKFGHRTLTGDEVRWGFEHLQLDPARVEALGANGLFHSINVSWDNHEGNGYVTFQQWDGKKWNVVSDWIAPDWALLRPIIEKSSEAYAKEKGIKLRTSEDAQAVTN, from the coding sequence ATGACCATGCTAGCGAAATTGAAGGCCGGCGTCATTGCGGCTGGACTAGCCGTCTCGGCCGCGATACCGGCCGCCCATGCCGATGAACAATATTTCCCGCTGCAGAGCTACCGCGTCGGGCCCTATGCGGCCGGCGGCACGGGTTTCTTCGGTGGTTTTATCGACTACCTGAACCTCATCAACACGCGGGATGGCGGCGTCAACGGCGTCAAGCTAACCTGGTCGGAGGCGGAAACGCAATACGAGGTTGAACGCGGCGTCGAGGCCTATGAGCGTCTCAAGAGCAATCCGAATATAGCCGCCTGGAACCCGCTTTCCGTCGGTATCGCTTATGCCATGATCGACCGCATCACGCAGGACAAGGTGCCGTTGATCACCATCAACCATGGTCGCACGGATTCCACTGATGGCCGCGTTTTCCCCTATGTCTTTCCGCTGCTGCTCAATCCCTATAGCGAGACCTCGGGCATCGTGAACTACATCGCCTCGAAGCTCGGCGGTCTCGACAAGCTGAAGGGCAAGAAGATCGTCGTGCTCTATCACGGCTCGCCCTATGGCAAGGAAACGATCCCGATCTATGAACTCTTGTCGCAGAAATATGGCTTCGAACTGCAGCAGATCGAAGTGCCGCATCCGGGCAACGAGCAACAGGCACAATGGCTGACGATCCGCCGCGCCAAGCCGGATTACGTCGTGCTGCGAGGCTGGGGTGTCATGAACCCGGTCGCCCTGAAAACCGCGGCCAAGACCGGCTTTCCTGCAGACCATATTATCGGCAATGTCTGGTCGAACTCGGAAGAGGACGTGATCCCGGCCGGTGATGCCGCGAAGGGATATACCGCCATCACCACCCAGGCTTCCGGCACGGAGTATCCGATCGTGCAGGAGATCGTCAAGACGCTCTACGACAACGGCAAGGGTAATCTCGAAGACAAAAAGCGTATCGGCTCCGTCTATCACAATCTCGGCATCGTCAACGGCATCCTGAATGTGGAAGCGATCCGTATTGCCCAGGAAAAGTTCGGACACCGAACCCTGACCGGCGACGAGGTTCGCTGGGGCTTCGAGCATCTGCAGCTTGATCCGGCTCGCGTCGAGGCGCTTGGCGCTAACGGCCTGTTCCATTCCATCAACGTCAGCTGGGACAATCACGAGGGCAATGGCTACGTGACCTTCCAGCAGTGGGACGGCAAGAAATGGAACGTCGTCTCCGATTGGATTGCGCCGGACTGGGCACTGCTCCGGCCGATCATTGAGAAATCGTCGGAAGCCTATGCCAAGGAAAAGGGCATCAAGTTGCGAACGTCTGAAGACGCACAGGCCGTGACGAACTGA